AAACATTGGCCTCAATGTTGTCCACCATAGCCCCTTGCTCTTCTACCAGCAGAGCCAGCTGGAAAAAGAGATCACGAATGTCCCGTATGCGGCCCTCTAGTTCCACAAGCTCCTTGTGACGGTTCTCGAtctcatggagcgctgatcgGAACGCTCGGCCGTCTGTGACAAGGTCATCAGAGAACACATTCCACTTGCCAGTCTCAATCATTTCTTCGATCTGGTCCCCAGTCACCTCCTTGCCCATGATCTCCGCCTGCCTCTTGATGCGCATCTTGCAGTTTTCTCTCTGCTCCATCTCAGCCTCATTGTACTCCGACATGGCCTCATGGAAAGCCCCGGTCAGAGAGATGTACTGGGAGCGCGCCATGCGCACCAAGGCAGAGTGAGCTCCATGtttttcctccagctctttGCACagtgtgtccatctgctgaaGCCTTGCATATAGCTTCTCCCCTTCCACTTTGATGTTGCGTGCCATGGCATTAGAGTCCCGTTTGATGCTGCTGATGCGGCGGACAGAGGTGAGAAATCGTGTGTTCTGCTTGCCCAGCCTCTTCACCTCAGTGCGGAGTTGGGCTATTTTTTTGTGCATTGACTGGGCCTCCCTGAACACATCTTCTATCTCGGCCTCACCCTCAAACACCACCGCAAGCTGCTCCAGCTCGCCATTGTCTGCGCTCTCTCCATTTTCTGAGGAGAGCTGCACCTCTTGGGAGACTTTAGATTTGACATCGCTAAGGTCACACAGCCTGTCCTTCATTTCTCCTACAAAATCAGAAGAGAACACAGTAAGCTGTACAGGGATTAGACCTGACAAGTCATACCACAGAGTAAGGCTGTTGTTACATAATCACCTGATTGCACTTATCTGAGCTCATCGCGGTTATTTAAGATGACCACAATCACGAATTTACAGCTGTTGAATTTCACCATCACAGTACTTCCCAACAAAGTGGAATTCTGGGTGTTAATTTGAAACCATGTAAAACATTCATTGAGACAACTGTTACAAAAACAGCAACAGATCTAACAACAGCTTAAATCcccatggactgagaggctgacATCCAAGAAAGAAAAACGTCATTCAAGCTCAACTAAAATTTACAGCTGGCCACACTGacatgttttatggtcagatgagaaaaacac
The Salminus brasiliensis chromosome 10, fSalBra1.hap2, whole genome shotgun sequence genome window above contains:
- the stx11a gene encoding syntaxin-11a → MKDRLCDLSDVKSKVSQEVQLSSENGESADNGELEQLAVVFEGEAEIEDVFREAQSMHKKIAQLRTEVKRLGKQNTRFLTSVRRISSIKRDSNAMARNIKVEGEKLYARLQQMDTLCKELEEKHGAHSALVRMARSQYISLTGAFHEAMSEYNEAEMEQRENCKMRIKRQAEIMGKEVTGDQIEEMIETGKWNVFSDDLVTDGRAFRSALHEIENRHKELVELEGRIRDIRDLFFQLALLVEEQGAMVDNIEANVCATQEFVGRATIEIKKAVKYKKKHPCRQIFCCCFPCCNK